A region of Gracilinanus agilis isolate LMUSP501 chromosome 3, AgileGrace, whole genome shotgun sequence DNA encodes the following proteins:
- the LOC123241968 gene encoding LOW QUALITY PROTEIN: zinc finger protein ZIC 4-like (The sequence of the model RefSeq protein was modified relative to this genomic sequence to represent the inferred CDS: substituted 1 base at 1 genomic stop codon): MNLYSVSPCVLLLPLKRMGFHVGIKKKKKKSQNLKKKTLQKFFFFFPYPPPRCQVTVALEAMSVEALGSPVMEPAALSKRNPALRLVDLAGAHHHHHHHHHHHPPQSVTGFPGFAGHPHSMAPSHPGEYAAESRLGPSPFRAEHMGHHHPSALKLSPAHHPHPHHRHQHHHHHHHHHHPSPPLPPPPHPPPHSMAGGHAEVVGSPTGAFGPVPSTAIPYPVSHPAQALTAGSYSGHHGHHHPEAGHHSLFSGLHEPPPQASPGSHLNGQIRLGIPGDMYARSEHFTQVPASRTDPFAATSLHNYGGMNLNVNLAPHHGPGAFFRYMRQPIKQELICKWIEVDQAPKRLCNKTFSTMHELVTHVTVEHVGGPEQSNHICFWEECPREGKPFKAKYKLVNHIRVHTGEKPFPCPFPGCGKVFARSENLKIHKRTHTGEKPFKCEFEGCDRRFANSSDRKKHSHVHTSDKPYNCKVRGCDKSYTHPSSLRKHMKVHCKSPPPSSGYDSSTPSLVSPSSDSGRDPPGSAAAPAEPGASSRAANLSECSSQSGSVTXLGRGGGGGCGGGRGGGRGGGGGGHGGGGSGGNVHGVALKVPALPPPALTFPELWGYTVALTSIGICLSGRLLNELNNDTSTQGLPS, encoded by the exons ATGAATCTCTATTCAGTATCTCCCTGCGTCCTGCTGCTGCCTCTCAAGCGTATGGGATTCCACGTaggcattaaaaagaaaaaaaaaaaaagccaaaacttgaaaaaaaaaactttgcaaaagtttttttttttttttccttatcctccTCCCCGCTGTCAGGTGACTGTAGCGTTAGAAGCCATGAGTGTGGAGGCTTTGGGGAGCCCAGTGATGGAACCAGCTGCACTCTCCAAACGGAACCCGGCGCTGAGATTAGTTGACTTGGCAGGGgctcatcatcaccaccaccaccatcatcaccaccatcccCCACAGAGCGTCACAGGCTTCCCGGGGTTCGCCGGTCACCCCCACTCAATGGCTCCCTCGCACCCTGGGGAGTACGCTGCTGAATCCCGCCTAGGGCCGAGTCCATTCCGAGCCGAACACATGGGGCACCATCATCCCTCGGCCCTCAAACTCAGCCCTGCCCATCATCCTCATCCCCACCACCGACACcaacaccatcatcatcaccaccaccaccaccatccttcTCCTCCACTACCACCTCCTCCTCATCCACCTCCTCATTCTATGGCAGGAGGCCACGCTGAGGTGGTCGGTAGTCCAACGGGAGCGTTTGGCCCAGTGCCTTCAACAGCTATCCCTTACCCTGTCTCCCACCCCGCTCAGGCGCTTACAGCAG GTAGCTATTCTGGACACCATGGCCACCACCACCCCGAAGCTGGgcatcattctcttttctctggacTCCATGAACCGCCTCCCCAGGCCTCCCCAGGTAGCCATCTGAACGGACAGATAAGACTGGGGATACCTGGAGACATGTACGCCAGGTCCGAGCATTTCACTCAAGTGCCCGCCTCCAGGACAGACCCTTTCGCTGCAACTTCTCTGCATAACTACGGGGGCATGAACCTGAACGTGAACCTAGCTCCCCACCACGGCCCCGGAGCCTTCTTTCGCTACATGCGGCAGCCCATCAAACAGGAGCTCATCTGTAAGTGGATCGAGGTGGATCAAGCGCCCAAAAGACTTTGCAACAAAACTTTCAGCACCATGCACGAGTTGGTAACTCATGTCACGGTGGAGCACGTTGGCGGCCCGGAGCAGTCCAATCACATCTGCTTCTGGGAAGAGTGTCCGAGAGAGGGGAAACCTTTCAAAGCCAAATACAAACTTGTAAATCACATCCGAGTCCACACGGGGGAAAAGCCCTTTCCCTGTCCTTTCCCGGGGTGTGGGAAAGTGTTTGCTAGATCAGAAAATCTCAAAATACACAAAAGAACTCACACAG gagaaaaaccATTCAAATGTGAATTTGAAGGCTGTGACAGACGATTCGCGAACAGCAGCGACAGGAAGAAACACTCTCACGTGCACACCAGCGACAAGCCGTACAACTGCAAAGTGAGAGGCTGTGATAAATCCTACACGCACCCCAGCTCCTTGAGGAAACACATGAAGGTGCATTGCAAGTCTCCTCCTCCGAGCTCGGGTTACGACTCCTCCACCCCTTCCCTGGTGTCTCCCTCCTCGGACTCCGGCCGGGATCCCCCTGGCTCGGCTGCAGCCCCCGCGGAGCCGGGCGCCTCATCGCGGGCGGCGAACCTGAGCGAATG CTCCTCCCAGTCCGGCTCCGTCACCTGACTCGGgagaggcggcggcggcggctgcggCGGCGGCAGAGGCGGCGGCAGAGGCGGCGGAGGCGGCGGCCACGGCGGCGGGGGCAGCGGCGGCA ATGTCCACGGCGTTGCTCTCAAG